From Thermogladius calderae 1633, a single genomic window includes:
- a CDS encoding DUF167 domain-containing protein, which yields MKVWDAMPRLEDVIRRNLENSSRGVILNIIVQPGSPTEGLVIEGNELVFQTVEPEGRGRENAALVRYLSKNLNIPVSKIDIVYGTRERYKRVLLMDINEERLITLLSRILAWPGEGR from the coding sequence ATGAAAGTGTGGGACGCAATGCCCCGCCTAGAGGATGTCATACGGAGGAACCTGGAGAACTCCTCTAGGGGTGTCATACTCAACATCATAGTCCAACCCGGGTCGCCGACAGAGGGGTTGGTCATCGAGGGCAACGAGCTGGTGTTCCAGACAGTCGAGCCCGAGGGTAGAGGGCGGGAGAACGCGGCCCTGGTCAGGTACCTCAGCAAGAACCTTAACATACCCGTCTCGAAAATAGACATCGTGTACGGAACTAGGGAGAGGTATAAGCGGGTCCTCTTAATGGATATCAACGAAGAGAGGCTGATTACACTCCTGTCGAGGATCCTCGCTTGGCCGGGCGAGGGGAGGTAG
- a CDS encoding putative zinc-binding protein, with protein sequence MASPSSTKYQLLPHCATHAEGLIIVATCDGASSVGQIGNEVARILTKTFPDKVRMCCLSAVAAGSKTHVDIFRKARAVIAINGCQLMCASKVLREKGIAPTYEIVVAKEGVDKLPTLDFDEEDVQRIANKISTEFIQKFQQ encoded by the coding sequence ATGGCAAGCCCCAGCTCTACTAAGTACCAATTGCTTCCTCACTGCGCCACGCATGCCGAAGGGCTAATAATCGTAGCCACCTGCGATGGGGCTTCATCAGTGGGGCAGATAGGTAACGAAGTGGCTAGAATCCTAACCAAGACCTTCCCAGACAAGGTGAGAATGTGCTGCCTCTCGGCTGTAGCTGCTGGAAGCAAAACACATGTAGACATTTTCAGAAAGGCTAGAGCAGTCATAGCTATCAATGGCTGCCAATTAATGTGTGCTTCAAAGGTATTGAGGGAAAAAGGCATAGCGCCTACCTACGAAATCGTAGTGGCTAAAGAAGGAGTAGACAAGCTACCGACACTAGACTTCGACGAAGAAGATGTTCAAAGAATAGCCAATAAAATTTCAACGGAGTTTATCCAGAAGTTCCAGCAATAA
- a CDS encoding aminotransferase class V-fold PLP-dependent enzyme — MGRGRSYISIVALCEAARFINSIGIESVESHVLSVKKNLIDKLSSEGYNVYGCTRDKKHWPGITLVKTGLEKGREIRVAEELREKGVVVSYRGALGVSGVRVSTHLYNDKGDVDAFVDELSRLRTRLGQVAG, encoded by the coding sequence GTGGGGCGGGGAAGGTCATACATCTCAATAGTAGCGCTCTGCGAGGCAGCCCGATTCATAAACAGCATTGGCATTGAGAGCGTCGAAAGCCACGTCTTGAGCGTCAAGAAGAACCTCATTGATAAGCTGAGTAGCGAGGGCTATAACGTCTACGGCTGCACGAGAGACAAAAAGCACTGGCCCGGCATAACCCTGGTTAAGACGGGCCTAGAGAAGGGGAGAGAAATCAGGGTAGCCGAGGAGCTCCGCGAGAAAGGCGTAGTGGTGTCCTACAGAGGAGCCCTAGGGGTGTCTGGAGTCAGGGTCTCCACGCACTTGTACAACGACAAAGGAGACGTAGACGCCTTTGTAGACGAGCTTAGCAGGCTCAGGACAAGGCTTGGCCAAGTAGCCGGCTAG
- a CDS encoding aminotransferase class V-fold PLP-dependent enzyme, which produces MLDTASVGLMPSPVYESLQKLLEAVCSGELGVEDLEEYVVKARREVSRLVGGDLHEVTFTVQTTEGLKNVLGAFDLRPGDSVLALDLESPTITSLVKSLCEVRGCRVKVAGSMGIYETGDLEKPDDSVKVAVVSSVQWITGWRIDLRESSRESSTSMEPF; this is translated from the coding sequence ATCCTCGACACGGCCTCTGTAGGCTTAATGCCCTCGCCGGTGTACGAATCTCTGCAGAAGCTGCTAGAAGCCGTTTGCAGCGGCGAGCTGGGCGTTGAAGACCTAGAGGAGTACGTGGTGAAGGCCAGGAGGGAGGTTTCCAGGCTAGTCGGTGGTGATCTCCATGAAGTAACCTTTACGGTTCAGACCACGGAGGGCTTGAAGAACGTGCTGGGAGCCTTCGACCTGAGGCCGGGTGACAGCGTCCTCGCACTAGACCTGGAGTCCCCCACTATTACGTCCCTCGTCAAGTCCCTCTGCGAAGTCAGGGGTTGCAGAGTCAAGGTAGCCGGGAGCATGGGGATCTACGAGACGGGAGACCTCGAGAAGCCCGACGACTCGGTCAAGGTAGCGGTGGTGTCCTCGGTCCAGTGGATTACCGGGTGGAGAATAGATCTGAGAGAGAGCTCTCGAGAGAGCTCCACGAGCATGGAGCCATTCTAG
- a CDS encoding HAD-IB family phosphatase, whose protein sequence is MGKGLIVFDCDGVLTTAKSSWAVLHEYFGSRDNRLFADYYRRGIITYEEWMKIDVALMIHSYGKPIRRQDVERAVSWIGVREEAPGVVSRLMREGYVVAVVSSGIGEVVGRVCSRLGISLCYYNELRYEGDELVPGGLVRVPLMEKHRVIAELAGKLGFDLREVTYVGDDVWDIDIFNVVGNSVAVKPCGEACSRARWVVEDLTEILPIVEKYYSIMREKR, encoded by the coding sequence GTGGGTAAAGGGCTAATAGTCTTCGACTGCGACGGCGTCCTGACCACAGCCAAGAGCAGCTGGGCCGTCTTACACGAGTACTTCGGTAGCCGGGACAACAGGCTCTTCGCAGACTACTACAGGAGAGGCATAATAACCTACGAGGAGTGGATGAAGATAGACGTCGCGCTGATGATCCACAGCTACGGGAAACCGATAAGGAGACAGGACGTAGAAAGGGCCGTCTCGTGGATCGGTGTCAGGGAAGAGGCCCCCGGTGTTGTGAGCCGCCTCATGAGGGAGGGCTACGTGGTCGCAGTCGTGAGCTCCGGGATAGGGGAGGTCGTGGGCAGGGTATGTAGCAGGCTCGGCATAAGTCTCTGCTACTACAACGAGTTAAGGTACGAGGGCGACGAGCTGGTGCCGGGGGGCTTGGTCAGGGTCCCCTTGATGGAGAAGCACAGGGTCATCGCCGAGCTGGCCGGGAAATTGGGGTTCGATCTGAGAGAGGTGACCTACGTGGGCGACGACGTGTGGGACATAGACATCTTCAACGTCGTGGGCAACTCGGTAGCCGTGAAGCCTTGTGGTGAGGCCTGCTCTAGAGCCAGGTGGGTAGTTGAGGATCTGACAGAGATCTTGCCTATCGTGGAAAAATACTACAGCATCATGCGAGAAAAGAGGTGA
- a CDS encoding TRAM domain-containing protein: MSRHQKKHSWAPYTSDVQKFSIYPSIKRPEEDRELRVGSIAVLNIDEVDEKGNGIAKYKNVRVIVRNASLGSRVKARILKLAPDYAVAEVVEVLEDSYVDY, from the coding sequence GTGAGTAGACACCAGAAGAAACACTCGTGGGCTCCTTACACGAGCGACGTCCAGAAATTCAGCATCTACCCCAGCATCAAGAGGCCGGAGGAAGACAGGGAGCTGAGAGTTGGCTCGATAGCCGTCCTGAACATCGACGAGGTAGACGAGAAGGGCAACGGGATCGCCAAGTACAAGAACGTGAGGGTAATCGTGAGGAATGCTAGCCTGGGCTCCAGAGTCAAAGCGCGTATCCTCAAGCTCGCCCCCGACTACGCGGTCGCAGAGGTTGTGGAAGTACTAGAGGACTCCTACGTGGATTACTGA